A genomic region of Alicyclobacillus sp. SO9 contains the following coding sequences:
- the gcvT gene encoding glycine cleavage system aminomethyltransferase GcvT codes for MSELKRTPIFPLYKESGAKTVEFGGWDMPVQFSGIIQEHEAVRTKAGLFDVSHMGEFDVRGEDAFSFLQTLVTNDLSRIHPGRAMYTAMCYENGGTVDDLLVYCLGDQHYMVVVNAGNIEKDFDWLQEHTDGFDVALTNQSSEIALLAVQGPLSQEVVQAHVEEDLADISFFRFKELKVAGRTAIVSRTGYTGEDGFELYVDANDAQHLWKTILQSDERIEPCGLGARDTLRLEARLPLYGHELSADISPLEAGIGFAVKTKKHHFIGKDALTQQKENGLSKKVVGLQVLERGIPREGYTVLKDGLEIGHVTSGTMSPTLRVPIALAIVDVSFSELETIVSVRIRNREIPAKVVETPFYKRS; via the coding sequence ATGTCAGAGCTGAAGCGAACGCCGATTTTTCCACTTTATAAGGAAAGCGGTGCGAAGACCGTTGAGTTCGGAGGCTGGGATATGCCAGTCCAATTTTCCGGTATTATTCAGGAGCATGAAGCAGTTCGTACGAAGGCGGGACTGTTTGATGTTTCACATATGGGAGAATTCGATGTAAGAGGAGAAGATGCTTTCAGCTTTCTTCAAACACTGGTGACGAATGACTTGTCTCGGATTCATCCGGGCAGGGCCATGTACACGGCAATGTGCTACGAAAATGGTGGTACTGTGGACGACCTCTTGGTATATTGTCTAGGTGACCAGCACTACATGGTTGTAGTGAACGCTGGTAACATTGAGAAGGATTTCGATTGGCTGCAAGAACATACGGACGGCTTTGACGTAGCCCTCACGAATCAGTCAAGCGAAATTGCATTACTGGCGGTCCAAGGTCCACTGAGCCAAGAGGTCGTGCAAGCACATGTAGAAGAAGACTTAGCGGATATATCGTTTTTCCGGTTTAAGGAACTAAAAGTCGCTGGAAGAACTGCGATTGTCTCTCGGACTGGTTATACCGGTGAAGACGGTTTTGAACTCTATGTGGATGCCAATGACGCACAGCACTTGTGGAAAACAATTCTGCAATCGGATGAGCGTATTGAACCTTGCGGTCTGGGTGCTCGAGACACTTTGCGCCTTGAAGCTAGGCTGCCTCTGTACGGGCACGAACTGTCCGCAGATATTAGTCCGTTGGAGGCGGGAATTGGATTTGCGGTAAAAACAAAGAAACATCATTTTATTGGAAAGGATGCGCTGACGCAGCAGAAGGAGAACGGCTTGTCAAAGAAGGTCGTCGGCCTGCAGGTGCTCGAACGGGGAATCCCGAGAGAGGGATACACGGTTCTCAAGGATGGACTGGAAATTGGACACGTAACTTCGGGTACAATGTCGCCGACGTTGCGCGTTCCGATTGCGCTGGCAATCGTTGATGTTTCCTTCAGCGAACTCGAGACCATAGTCAGTGTCCGTATTCGTAATCGAGAGATACCTGCAAAGGTAGTGGAAACCCCTTTTTACAAGCGCAGCTAA
- a CDS encoding DEAD/DEAH box helicase: protein MEPQETRLDSPVPEIVWQDNHLISALTAYKENDYLGNTSSDLWSLFQLAVSARKAQLASHFDELLTLDHIDGFKPMRHQIETAQKVLQQLHGRAILADEVGLGKTIEAGLILKEYMLRQMVKKALILVPASLVLQWTRELSQKFNIRCFAQRNEWSWSEHDIIIASLDTAKREPHREIVLQQSWDLVIIDEAHKLKNTKTKNWQMVNQIPNKFMLLLTATPIQNNLKELHTLVTLLKPGHLGNPVAFQKEHLQSSRVPKDAALLKEQVGHVMIRNRRMDGETNLPPREVQSIPIRLGADERELYDAVQVFLKEEYEERQQTRASVLPLITLQREICSSPYAAMITLQKMLKRAKSEQRIEALQRLMAMAEKVGSYTKVNRVLELLQQIDDKCIVFTEYRATQDFLLYLLRKNGISAVPFRGGFGRGKKDWMKDLFARKMQVLVATESGGEGINLQFCHHMINFDLPWNPMRLEQRIGRIHRLGQQENVHIYNLSTEDTIEEHIVHLLQEKIKMFELVIGDLDFIVGDIEIGDKFDKQVLDWVMTSNSKADLQEKLDTYGNQLLTQLDRSNKEANS, encoded by the coding sequence ATGGAACCGCAAGAAACCAGACTGGATTCTCCTGTCCCCGAAATCGTATGGCAGGATAATCATCTTATCTCAGCGCTTACAGCATACAAAGAAAACGATTACCTTGGCAATACCAGTTCTGACCTCTGGTCTTTGTTTCAATTGGCGGTTTCTGCTAGAAAGGCGCAGTTAGCCAGTCACTTTGACGAATTATTGACATTAGATCACATTGATGGATTCAAACCCATGCGGCACCAAATTGAAACTGCCCAAAAAGTCTTGCAGCAACTCCATGGTCGAGCAATTTTAGCAGATGAAGTGGGACTTGGAAAAACCATCGAAGCGGGACTCATTTTAAAGGAGTACATGTTGCGGCAAATGGTCAAAAAAGCCTTAATCCTTGTACCCGCATCCCTCGTGTTGCAGTGGACTCGGGAACTCAGTCAGAAATTTAACATTCGCTGTTTTGCGCAGCGCAATGAATGGAGTTGGAGTGAACACGACATCATAATTGCCTCTCTGGATACGGCCAAGCGAGAGCCTCACCGGGAAATTGTACTTCAACAGTCATGGGACTTGGTCATTATAGATGAAGCCCATAAACTAAAGAACACCAAAACGAAAAACTGGCAGATGGTGAACCAGATTCCAAACAAGTTCATGCTCCTGCTCACCGCTACACCAATCCAAAACAATCTCAAAGAACTCCACACGCTCGTGACGCTGTTAAAGCCAGGTCACTTAGGAAATCCTGTGGCGTTTCAAAAAGAACATTTGCAGTCGTCAAGAGTTCCAAAGGATGCCGCATTGCTGAAAGAACAAGTCGGTCACGTTATGATTCGCAACCGGAGAATGGACGGGGAAACCAATTTACCGCCTAGAGAGGTACAGTCCATTCCTATTCGACTGGGGGCTGACGAGAGAGAATTGTACGATGCAGTACAGGTCTTCCTGAAGGAAGAATATGAGGAGCGCCAGCAAACGAGAGCTTCGGTACTTCCGCTCATCACGCTTCAGCGTGAAATTTGCAGTTCTCCTTATGCAGCCATGATTACGCTTCAAAAGATGTTGAAAAGAGCAAAGTCTGAGCAGCGCATAGAGGCACTGCAGCGTCTGATGGCAATGGCTGAGAAAGTCGGCAGCTACACGAAGGTAAACCGCGTGCTTGAACTTTTGCAACAAATCGATGACAAATGCATCGTGTTTACAGAGTATCGAGCAACACAGGATTTTCTCTTGTACCTGCTGCGTAAAAATGGCATTAGTGCTGTCCCGTTTCGGGGAGGATTTGGACGCGGCAAAAAAGACTGGATGAAAGACTTATTCGCTCGCAAAATGCAGGTTCTGGTTGCAACCGAATCAGGCGGTGAAGGGATTAACCTGCAGTTTTGTCATCATATGATTAACTTTGACTTGCCGTGGAACCCAATGCGTTTGGAACAGCGAATCGGGCGAATTCACCGACTGGGTCAGCAAGAGAACGTTCATATCTATAATTTGTCCACCGAAGACACGATTGAAGAACATATTGTGCATCTGCTTCAGGAGAAGATTAAAATGTTCGAGCTTGTCATTGGCGACTTGGACTTTATTGTGGGAGACATTGAAATTGGCGACAAATTCGATAAACAGGTGTTGGATTGGGTTATGACAAGCAACAGTAAAGCAGATCTACAGGAAAAACTAGACACATACGGCAATCAGTTGCTCACACAACTAGACCGTTCAAACAAGGAGGCAAATTCGTGA
- a CDS encoding YqhG family protein — protein sequence MSTSASARIPLRLKDERITFCDQFFAAVKASTRYRAPNYREYELPRDVDKELTDRPYYWLWVEQTGQEVEPTRLRLAFTSEALERENERLHDEAWANVNAETMTDVERMFFRPPTAELLSLGGFRLDKIINSVLGRGQVACVRPKHCTDDVALVPWLLLNAVVSYKCDFTKQEFVSLGVCLLNQQIVDGFFDAISHIPMESVTVQTLAGQSPGIKGDAASLLEDGFLLLQQHLNRKLVHQPHRWAEEARQRLDDDLEQLDVYYASLLSSDPEADEPVIRADHQRKRRELISRAEPKIEISISQAAVVGLVEKA from the coding sequence GTGAGCACTTCAGCTTCTGCTCGTATACCGCTGCGTCTAAAAGACGAAAGAATCACCTTTTGTGACCAGTTCTTTGCAGCAGTAAAGGCTAGTACTAGATACCGCGCGCCGAATTACAGAGAGTACGAATTACCGCGCGATGTTGACAAAGAGCTCACTGACAGACCCTATTATTGGCTGTGGGTTGAGCAGACAGGTCAAGAAGTTGAGCCTACGAGATTAAGGTTGGCGTTTACGTCTGAGGCCTTGGAGCGGGAAAACGAGAGACTTCATGATGAAGCCTGGGCGAACGTGAATGCTGAAACCATGACTGACGTCGAACGCATGTTTTTCCGTCCTCCCACAGCAGAGTTGTTATCGCTGGGAGGATTTCGCCTCGATAAAATCATAAATTCAGTGTTGGGTCGAGGTCAGGTAGCCTGTGTGCGTCCGAAACACTGTACTGATGATGTCGCCCTTGTCCCATGGCTGCTGCTTAATGCAGTGGTCTCATACAAATGCGATTTTACAAAACAAGAATTCGTATCACTGGGTGTCTGCCTTCTCAACCAGCAAATTGTGGATGGGTTTTTCGACGCCATTTCCCACATACCCATGGAAAGCGTAACAGTTCAGACGCTTGCGGGCCAAAGTCCAGGGATAAAAGGAGATGCTGCAAGCTTACTTGAGGATGGTTTTCTGCTGTTGCAGCAACACCTGAACCGCAAACTAGTGCATCAGCCCCACAGATGGGCAGAAGAGGCCAGGCAGCGGCTTGATGACGATCTCGAACAATTAGATGTATATTACGCAAGCCTTCTGTCGAGCGATCCAGAGGCTGATGAACCGGTAATCCGAGCCGACCACCAAAGGAAGCGCCGTGAACTGATTTCAAGAGCAGAACCCAAAATTGAAATCAGTATAAGCCAGGCAGCAGTTGTCGGTCTCGTAGAAAAGGCGTAA
- the zapE gene encoding AFG1/ZapE family ATPase, producing MQHIKEMIPPEWRKVNDRYNSEYFRQRIPELDLWSVPDEEILRRRALLFEYLRQKSICALCQGYNRCGKEGDMKGFEQTLEQYGNQVTVRVDRCQPFADHRGRQKLRKWFNVAGALPQDTSFQFANFPTEQRRKYPKLLSFAERFANRYEIGAEMSGVYLFGPPGVGKTHLMLAVLNKLVSRDIPCLFVRSDTIFDRMRQIVAEGGDLEAFLETCSSVPVLGIDEFAQERANEFTLEKLFRIVNTRFHAGLPTWFTSNYAPPNIYKRNGEDILESVGPLRSRIMQMSKLAKVDGEDARQRNLESLT from the coding sequence ATGCAGCACATTAAGGAAATGATTCCGCCTGAATGGAGAAAAGTCAATGACAGATACAATTCGGAGTACTTTCGCCAACGGATTCCAGAGTTGGATTTATGGAGTGTTCCGGATGAGGAGATACTTCGAAGGCGAGCCTTATTGTTTGAGTACTTAAGACAAAAGTCGATTTGCGCACTCTGTCAGGGATACAACCGGTGCGGCAAAGAGGGTGACATGAAAGGTTTTGAGCAGACACTTGAACAGTATGGCAACCAGGTGACTGTACGAGTGGACAGGTGCCAGCCGTTTGCAGACCACAGGGGACGGCAGAAACTGCGCAAGTGGTTCAATGTGGCTGGGGCATTGCCTCAAGACACTAGTTTTCAATTTGCGAACTTTCCGACAGAGCAAAGACGCAAATATCCAAAGCTGCTGTCTTTCGCTGAACGATTTGCGAATCGTTACGAAATTGGGGCAGAGATGTCCGGTGTATACTTGTTTGGACCGCCGGGAGTTGGAAAAACTCATTTAATGTTGGCTGTCTTGAATAAGCTGGTAAGTCGGGACATTCCTTGTCTTTTTGTCCGCTCTGATACAATTTTCGACAGAATGCGGCAAATCGTTGCGGAGGGAGGAGACCTGGAGGCATTTCTCGAAACGTGCTCCAGTGTACCTGTTCTCGGCATTGATGAATTCGCTCAAGAACGCGCCAATGAATTCACGCTTGAGAAGTTATTTCGCATTGTGAACACACGGTTTCACGCTGGATTACCAACCTGGTTTACGAGCAACTACGCACCGCCAAATATCTATAAACGCAATGGAGAGGATATTCTGGAGTCGGTTGGACCGCTTCGAAGCCGTATCATGCAGATGAGCAAACTGGCCAAGGTGGATGGGGAAGACGCCCGTCAGCGGAATCTCGAATCGCTTACCTGA